CGATCATATTGGTCTACGGTATTAAACATATCTACAACAATTTCAATATCTAAATTAGCTTTTTGAGAATAGCGACCGGAACTATCATCATAATATTCTTTTAAAATTTTTGTGCGAACTGTATAACCTAGACTAATTAACGCATCTCGGAAACCTCGTTGATCTTGGGGGTCTTTGAGTCCTGTATACCAAAAGGCATTGACTAAGGTAATCTCCGCTTGTTCTGTTTTGAAATAGGTCAAAACCCTTCGGGGATCAAAAAACCAACCATTTTTTTGTTGAGCATAGAACAT
Above is a window of Planktothrix sp. FACHB-1365 DNA encoding:
- a CDS encoding NYN domain-containing protein → MPNVKNRLSIFVDGNNMFYAQQKNGWFFDPRRVLTYFKTEQAEITLVNAFWYTGLKDPQDQRGFRDALISLGYTVRTKILKEYYDDSSGRYSQKANLDIEIVVDMFNTVDQYDRVVLFSGDGDFERAIELLRSKNTHITVVSTEGMIARELRNATDRYIDLNDIREQIEKTDY